The Primulina eburnea isolate SZY01 chromosome 13, ASM2296580v1, whole genome shotgun sequence genome includes a region encoding these proteins:
- the LOC140808807 gene encoding MLO-like protein 10 isoform X5, protein MGCFWCLCSDYTHLYCLGEDTPQSWNVLQWLTERHKKALYEALEKVKAELMILGFISLILVFSQYYIADICIPTNVADTMLPCPTGYQNENKEGKHHRLLSYERRVLAGKKEPSCKEGHVSLISVDGLHQIHILIFFLAVFHVIYSAITMALGRLKTRGWKQWEQETLSHDYKFSNDPARFRLSHETSFVKAHSSFWTRIPIFFYIGCFFRQFFRSVGKSDYLTLRNGFITVHLAPGSKFNFQKYIKRSLEDDFKIVVGVSPVLWGSFVLFLLLNVSGWRALFWASLIPLIIILAVGTKLQAILTRMALDITDRHAVVQGMPLVQGSDKYFWFGRPQLVLHLIHFALFQNAFQITYFFWIWYEYGIYSCFHDNIKLLFVKIALGVFVLCLCSYITLPLYALIAQMGSNMKKSIFDEQTSKALKKWHMAVKKKHRGREGRSPTRTLGDVSPISTTGSPFRLTGATLQRFKTTGHSTRSYGREENDGSDIEEPLSHMTATSSLIIRNNHHDIEYETSIPRSEQDTKTEDDFSFVKPAPQK, encoded by the exons ATGGGCTGTTTCTGGTGTTTGTGCAGCGATTATACTCATCTCTATTGCCTTGGAGAAGATACTCCACAAAGTTGGAATG TTTTGCAGTGGTTAACTGAGAGGCACAAGAAAGCTCTTTATGAGGCGTTGGAGAAGGTCAAAGCTG AGTTGATGATACTTGGTTTCATCTCCCTAATCCTAGTGTTCTCCCAGTATTATATTGCTGACATCTGCATACCTACCAATGTTGCTGACACCATGCTGCCTTGTCCTACCGGTTACCAAAATGAAAACAAGGAAGGAAAGCATCACAGGCTTTTATCTTATGAGCGTAGAGTCTTAGCTGGGAAAAAGGAGCCTTCTTGCAAGGAG GGGCATGTCTCGCTTATATCAGTTGATGGACTGCATCAGATACACATCCTCATATTCTTTTTAGCAGTCTTCCATGTGATTTACAGTGCTATAACAATGGCACTTGGAAGACTCAAG ACTCGGGGCTGGAAGCAATGGGAGCAGGAAACTTTGTCTCATGATTACAAATTTTCAAATG ATCCTGCAAGATTCAGGCTTTCTCACGAGACGTCTTTTGTGAAGGCACACTCTAGTTTCTGGACCAGGATACCAATTTTCTTTTATATT GGTTGCTTTTTTCGACAATTTTTTCGGTCTGTTGGCAAATCTGACTACTTGACCCTTCGCAACGGCTTCATTACC GTTCATTTGGCACCAGGAAGCAAATTTAACTTCCAAAAGTATATCAAAAGGTCACTAGAGGATGACTTTAAGATTGTTGTGGGAGTAAG TCCTGTACTTTGGGGATCATTTGTGTTATTCTTGCTCCTAAATGTTAGTG GTTGGAGGGCACTGTTTTGGGCATCCTTAATTCCTCTTATT ATAATCTTAGCTGTTGGCACAAAGCTACAAGCTATTTTGACTAGGATGGCACTTGATATAACAGATAGGCACGCAGTAGTCCAGGGCATGCCTCTTGTACAAGGCTCAGATAAATATTTCTGGTTTGGTCGGCCTCAGTTGGTGTTGCATCTTATACACTTTGCTTTGTTTCAG AATGCATTCCAAATAACATACTTCTTCTGGATTTGG TACGAATACGGTATATATTCTTGCTTCCACGATAATATCAAGCTTCTATTTGTCAAAATTGCTTTGGG GGTTTTTGTTCTATGCTTATGCAGCTACATCACACTTCCACTCTATGCCCTTATTGCTCAG ATGGGTTCAAATATGAAGAAATCAATCTTTGATGAACAAACATCAAAGGCCCTCAAGAAATGGCACATGGCCGTGAAAAAGAAGCACAGAGGGCGAGAAGGAAGGTCTCCTACTCGAACTCTAGGCGACGTGAGCCCCATATCTACAACGGGATCTCCTTTTCGCCTGACAGGTGCCACACTTCAACGTTTCAAAACTACTGGGCACTCTACTCGTTCATATGGACGCGAAGAAAACGATGGATCTGATATTGAGGAGCCATTGTCACACATGACAGCTACATCCAGCTTAATCATAAGAAACAATCATCATGATATAGAATACGAGACAAGCATACCTCGCAGTGAACAAGATACTAAAACCGAAGATGACTTCTCATTTGTGAAGCCTGCCCCACAGAAATGA
- the LOC140808807 gene encoding MLO-like protein 10 isoform X4: MGCFWCLCSDYTHLYCLGEDTPQSWNGIKSWLTERHKKALYEALEKVKAELMILGFISLILVFSQYYIADICIPTNVADTMLPCPTGYQNENKEGKHHRLLSYERRVLAGKKEPSCKEGHVSLISVDGLHQIHILIFFLAVFHVIYSAITMALGRLKTRGWKQWEQETLSHDYKFSNDPARFRLSHETSFVKAHSSFWTRIPIFFYIGCFFRQFFRSVGKSDYLTLRNGFITVHLAPGSKFNFQKYIKRSLEDDFKIVVGVSPVLWGSFVLFLLLNVSGWRALFWASLIPLIIILAVGTKLQAILTRMALDITDRHAVVQGMPLVQGSDKYFWFGRPQLVLHLIHFALFQNAFQITYFFWIWYEYGIYSCFHDNIKLLFVKIALGVFVLCLCSYITLPLYALIAQMGSNMKKSIFDEQTSKALKKWHMAVKKKHRGREGRSPTRTLGDVSPISTTGSPFRLTGATLQRFKTTGHSTRSYGREENDGSDIEEPLSHMTATSSLIIRNNHHDIEYETSIPRSEQDTKTEDDFSFVKPAPQK; this comes from the exons ATGGGCTGTTTCTGGTGTTTGTGCAGCGATTATACTCATCTCTATTGCCTTGGAGAAGATACTCCACAAAGTTGGAATGGTATTAAATCA TGGTTAACTGAGAGGCACAAGAAAGCTCTTTATGAGGCGTTGGAGAAGGTCAAAGCTG AGTTGATGATACTTGGTTTCATCTCCCTAATCCTAGTGTTCTCCCAGTATTATATTGCTGACATCTGCATACCTACCAATGTTGCTGACACCATGCTGCCTTGTCCTACCGGTTACCAAAATGAAAACAAGGAAGGAAAGCATCACAGGCTTTTATCTTATGAGCGTAGAGTCTTAGCTGGGAAAAAGGAGCCTTCTTGCAAGGAG GGGCATGTCTCGCTTATATCAGTTGATGGACTGCATCAGATACACATCCTCATATTCTTTTTAGCAGTCTTCCATGTGATTTACAGTGCTATAACAATGGCACTTGGAAGACTCAAG ACTCGGGGCTGGAAGCAATGGGAGCAGGAAACTTTGTCTCATGATTACAAATTTTCAAATG ATCCTGCAAGATTCAGGCTTTCTCACGAGACGTCTTTTGTGAAGGCACACTCTAGTTTCTGGACCAGGATACCAATTTTCTTTTATATT GGTTGCTTTTTTCGACAATTTTTTCGGTCTGTTGGCAAATCTGACTACTTGACCCTTCGCAACGGCTTCATTACC GTTCATTTGGCACCAGGAAGCAAATTTAACTTCCAAAAGTATATCAAAAGGTCACTAGAGGATGACTTTAAGATTGTTGTGGGAGTAAG TCCTGTACTTTGGGGATCATTTGTGTTATTCTTGCTCCTAAATGTTAGTG GTTGGAGGGCACTGTTTTGGGCATCCTTAATTCCTCTTATT ATAATCTTAGCTGTTGGCACAAAGCTACAAGCTATTTTGACTAGGATGGCACTTGATATAACAGATAGGCACGCAGTAGTCCAGGGCATGCCTCTTGTACAAGGCTCAGATAAATATTTCTGGTTTGGTCGGCCTCAGTTGGTGTTGCATCTTATACACTTTGCTTTGTTTCAG AATGCATTCCAAATAACATACTTCTTCTGGATTTGG TACGAATACGGTATATATTCTTGCTTCCACGATAATATCAAGCTTCTATTTGTCAAAATTGCTTTGGG GGTTTTTGTTCTATGCTTATGCAGCTACATCACACTTCCACTCTATGCCCTTATTGCTCAG ATGGGTTCAAATATGAAGAAATCAATCTTTGATGAACAAACATCAAAGGCCCTCAAGAAATGGCACATGGCCGTGAAAAAGAAGCACAGAGGGCGAGAAGGAAGGTCTCCTACTCGAACTCTAGGCGACGTGAGCCCCATATCTACAACGGGATCTCCTTTTCGCCTGACAGGTGCCACACTTCAACGTTTCAAAACTACTGGGCACTCTACTCGTTCATATGGACGCGAAGAAAACGATGGATCTGATATTGAGGAGCCATTGTCACACATGACAGCTACATCCAGCTTAATCATAAGAAACAATCATCATGATATAGAATACGAGACAAGCATACCTCGCAGTGAACAAGATACTAAAACCGAAGATGACTTCTCATTTGTGAAGCCTGCCCCACAGAAATGA
- the LOC140808807 gene encoding MLO-like protein 10 isoform X1, whose protein sequence is MLVLSRFRAFCQIVLVRKISGHPAFRKCSVKRALSVPLQIYMAGGGGKEGSSRNLDQTPTWAVSGVCAAIILISIALEKILHKVGMWLTERHKKALYEALEKVKAELMILGFISLILVFSQYYIADICIPTNVADTMLPCPTGYQNENKEGKHHRLLSYERRVLAGKKEPSCKEGHVSLISVDGLHQIHILIFFLAVFHVIYSAITMALGRLKTRGWKQWEQETLSHDYKFSNDPARFRLSHETSFVKAHSSFWTRIPIFFYIGCFFRQFFRSVGKSDYLTLRNGFITVHLAPGSKFNFQKYIKRSLEDDFKIVVGVSPVLWGSFVLFLLLNVSGWRALFWASLIPLIIILAVGTKLQAILTRMALDITDRHAVVQGMPLVQGSDKYFWFGRPQLVLHLIHFALFQNAFQITYFFWIWYEYGIYSCFHDNIKLLFVKIALGVFVLCLCSYITLPLYALIAQMGSNMKKSIFDEQTSKALKKWHMAVKKKHRGREGRSPTRTLGDVSPISTTGSPFRLTGATLQRFKTTGHSTRSYGREENDGSDIEEPLSHMTATSSLIIRNNHHDIEYETSIPRSEQDTKTEDDFSFVKPAPQK, encoded by the exons atgttggtattgtctaggttcagagctttctgtcagattgttttagtgag GAAAATATCAGGACATCCGGCCTTTAG AAAGTGTTCTGTCAAAAGGGCATTGTCAGTCCCTCTGCAAATATATATGGCTGGTGGAGGAGGCAAAGAGGGCTCATCAAGAAATCTTGATCAGACGCCAACATGGGCTGTTTCTGGTGTTTGTGCAGCGATTATACTCATCTCTATTGCCTTGGAGAAGATACTCCACAAAGTTGGAATG TGGTTAACTGAGAGGCACAAGAAAGCTCTTTATGAGGCGTTGGAGAAGGTCAAAGCTG AGTTGATGATACTTGGTTTCATCTCCCTAATCCTAGTGTTCTCCCAGTATTATATTGCTGACATCTGCATACCTACCAATGTTGCTGACACCATGCTGCCTTGTCCTACCGGTTACCAAAATGAAAACAAGGAAGGAAAGCATCACAGGCTTTTATCTTATGAGCGTAGAGTCTTAGCTGGGAAAAAGGAGCCTTCTTGCAAGGAG GGGCATGTCTCGCTTATATCAGTTGATGGACTGCATCAGATACACATCCTCATATTCTTTTTAGCAGTCTTCCATGTGATTTACAGTGCTATAACAATGGCACTTGGAAGACTCAAG ACTCGGGGCTGGAAGCAATGGGAGCAGGAAACTTTGTCTCATGATTACAAATTTTCAAATG ATCCTGCAAGATTCAGGCTTTCTCACGAGACGTCTTTTGTGAAGGCACACTCTAGTTTCTGGACCAGGATACCAATTTTCTTTTATATT GGTTGCTTTTTTCGACAATTTTTTCGGTCTGTTGGCAAATCTGACTACTTGACCCTTCGCAACGGCTTCATTACC GTTCATTTGGCACCAGGAAGCAAATTTAACTTCCAAAAGTATATCAAAAGGTCACTAGAGGATGACTTTAAGATTGTTGTGGGAGTAAG TCCTGTACTTTGGGGATCATTTGTGTTATTCTTGCTCCTAAATGTTAGTG GTTGGAGGGCACTGTTTTGGGCATCCTTAATTCCTCTTATT ATAATCTTAGCTGTTGGCACAAAGCTACAAGCTATTTTGACTAGGATGGCACTTGATATAACAGATAGGCACGCAGTAGTCCAGGGCATGCCTCTTGTACAAGGCTCAGATAAATATTTCTGGTTTGGTCGGCCTCAGTTGGTGTTGCATCTTATACACTTTGCTTTGTTTCAG AATGCATTCCAAATAACATACTTCTTCTGGATTTGG TACGAATACGGTATATATTCTTGCTTCCACGATAATATCAAGCTTCTATTTGTCAAAATTGCTTTGGG GGTTTTTGTTCTATGCTTATGCAGCTACATCACACTTCCACTCTATGCCCTTATTGCTCAG ATGGGTTCAAATATGAAGAAATCAATCTTTGATGAACAAACATCAAAGGCCCTCAAGAAATGGCACATGGCCGTGAAAAAGAAGCACAGAGGGCGAGAAGGAAGGTCTCCTACTCGAACTCTAGGCGACGTGAGCCCCATATCTACAACGGGATCTCCTTTTCGCCTGACAGGTGCCACACTTCAACGTTTCAAAACTACTGGGCACTCTACTCGTTCATATGGACGCGAAGAAAACGATGGATCTGATATTGAGGAGCCATTGTCACACATGACAGCTACATCCAGCTTAATCATAAGAAACAATCATCATGATATAGAATACGAGACAAGCATACCTCGCAGTGAACAAGATACTAAAACCGAAGATGACTTCTCATTTGTGAAGCCTGCCCCACAGAAATGA
- the LOC140808807 gene encoding MLO-like protein 10 isoform X2, translating into MKISGHPAFRKCSVKRALSVPLQIYMAGGGGKEGSSRNLDQTPTWAVSGVCAAIILISIALEKILHKVGMWLTERHKKALYEALEKVKAELMILGFISLILVFSQYYIADICIPTNVADTMLPCPTGYQNENKEGKHHRLLSYERRVLAGKKEPSCKEGHVSLISVDGLHQIHILIFFLAVFHVIYSAITMALGRLKTRGWKQWEQETLSHDYKFSNDPARFRLSHETSFVKAHSSFWTRIPIFFYIGCFFRQFFRSVGKSDYLTLRNGFITVHLAPGSKFNFQKYIKRSLEDDFKIVVGVSPVLWGSFVLFLLLNVSGWRALFWASLIPLIIILAVGTKLQAILTRMALDITDRHAVVQGMPLVQGSDKYFWFGRPQLVLHLIHFALFQNAFQITYFFWIWYEYGIYSCFHDNIKLLFVKIALGVFVLCLCSYITLPLYALIAQMGSNMKKSIFDEQTSKALKKWHMAVKKKHRGREGRSPTRTLGDVSPISTTGSPFRLTGATLQRFKTTGHSTRSYGREENDGSDIEEPLSHMTATSSLIIRNNHHDIEYETSIPRSEQDTKTEDDFSFVKPAPQK; encoded by the exons AT GAAAATATCAGGACATCCGGCCTTTAG AAAGTGTTCTGTCAAAAGGGCATTGTCAGTCCCTCTGCAAATATATATGGCTGGTGGAGGAGGCAAAGAGGGCTCATCAAGAAATCTTGATCAGACGCCAACATGGGCTGTTTCTGGTGTTTGTGCAGCGATTATACTCATCTCTATTGCCTTGGAGAAGATACTCCACAAAGTTGGAATG TGGTTAACTGAGAGGCACAAGAAAGCTCTTTATGAGGCGTTGGAGAAGGTCAAAGCTG AGTTGATGATACTTGGTTTCATCTCCCTAATCCTAGTGTTCTCCCAGTATTATATTGCTGACATCTGCATACCTACCAATGTTGCTGACACCATGCTGCCTTGTCCTACCGGTTACCAAAATGAAAACAAGGAAGGAAAGCATCACAGGCTTTTATCTTATGAGCGTAGAGTCTTAGCTGGGAAAAAGGAGCCTTCTTGCAAGGAG GGGCATGTCTCGCTTATATCAGTTGATGGACTGCATCAGATACACATCCTCATATTCTTTTTAGCAGTCTTCCATGTGATTTACAGTGCTATAACAATGGCACTTGGAAGACTCAAG ACTCGGGGCTGGAAGCAATGGGAGCAGGAAACTTTGTCTCATGATTACAAATTTTCAAATG ATCCTGCAAGATTCAGGCTTTCTCACGAGACGTCTTTTGTGAAGGCACACTCTAGTTTCTGGACCAGGATACCAATTTTCTTTTATATT GGTTGCTTTTTTCGACAATTTTTTCGGTCTGTTGGCAAATCTGACTACTTGACCCTTCGCAACGGCTTCATTACC GTTCATTTGGCACCAGGAAGCAAATTTAACTTCCAAAAGTATATCAAAAGGTCACTAGAGGATGACTTTAAGATTGTTGTGGGAGTAAG TCCTGTACTTTGGGGATCATTTGTGTTATTCTTGCTCCTAAATGTTAGTG GTTGGAGGGCACTGTTTTGGGCATCCTTAATTCCTCTTATT ATAATCTTAGCTGTTGGCACAAAGCTACAAGCTATTTTGACTAGGATGGCACTTGATATAACAGATAGGCACGCAGTAGTCCAGGGCATGCCTCTTGTACAAGGCTCAGATAAATATTTCTGGTTTGGTCGGCCTCAGTTGGTGTTGCATCTTATACACTTTGCTTTGTTTCAG AATGCATTCCAAATAACATACTTCTTCTGGATTTGG TACGAATACGGTATATATTCTTGCTTCCACGATAATATCAAGCTTCTATTTGTCAAAATTGCTTTGGG GGTTTTTGTTCTATGCTTATGCAGCTACATCACACTTCCACTCTATGCCCTTATTGCTCAG ATGGGTTCAAATATGAAGAAATCAATCTTTGATGAACAAACATCAAAGGCCCTCAAGAAATGGCACATGGCCGTGAAAAAGAAGCACAGAGGGCGAGAAGGAAGGTCTCCTACTCGAACTCTAGGCGACGTGAGCCCCATATCTACAACGGGATCTCCTTTTCGCCTGACAGGTGCCACACTTCAACGTTTCAAAACTACTGGGCACTCTACTCGTTCATATGGACGCGAAGAAAACGATGGATCTGATATTGAGGAGCCATTGTCACACATGACAGCTACATCCAGCTTAATCATAAGAAACAATCATCATGATATAGAATACGAGACAAGCATACCTCGCAGTGAACAAGATACTAAAACCGAAGATGACTTCTCATTTGTGAAGCCTGCCCCACAGAAATGA
- the LOC140808807 gene encoding MLO-like protein 10 isoform X3 encodes MAGGGGKEGSSRNLDQTPTWAVSGVCAAIILISIALEKILHKVGMWLTERHKKALYEALEKVKAELMILGFISLILVFSQYYIADICIPTNVADTMLPCPTGYQNENKEGKHHRLLSYERRVLAGKKEPSCKEGHVSLISVDGLHQIHILIFFLAVFHVIYSAITMALGRLKTRGWKQWEQETLSHDYKFSNDPARFRLSHETSFVKAHSSFWTRIPIFFYIGCFFRQFFRSVGKSDYLTLRNGFITVHLAPGSKFNFQKYIKRSLEDDFKIVVGVSPVLWGSFVLFLLLNVSGWRALFWASLIPLIIILAVGTKLQAILTRMALDITDRHAVVQGMPLVQGSDKYFWFGRPQLVLHLIHFALFQNAFQITYFFWIWYEYGIYSCFHDNIKLLFVKIALGVFVLCLCSYITLPLYALIAQMGSNMKKSIFDEQTSKALKKWHMAVKKKHRGREGRSPTRTLGDVSPISTTGSPFRLTGATLQRFKTTGHSTRSYGREENDGSDIEEPLSHMTATSSLIIRNNHHDIEYETSIPRSEQDTKTEDDFSFVKPAPQK; translated from the exons ATGGCTGGTGGAGGAGGCAAAGAGGGCTCATCAAGAAATCTTGATCAGACGCCAACATGGGCTGTTTCTGGTGTTTGTGCAGCGATTATACTCATCTCTATTGCCTTGGAGAAGATACTCCACAAAGTTGGAATG TGGTTAACTGAGAGGCACAAGAAAGCTCTTTATGAGGCGTTGGAGAAGGTCAAAGCTG AGTTGATGATACTTGGTTTCATCTCCCTAATCCTAGTGTTCTCCCAGTATTATATTGCTGACATCTGCATACCTACCAATGTTGCTGACACCATGCTGCCTTGTCCTACCGGTTACCAAAATGAAAACAAGGAAGGAAAGCATCACAGGCTTTTATCTTATGAGCGTAGAGTCTTAGCTGGGAAAAAGGAGCCTTCTTGCAAGGAG GGGCATGTCTCGCTTATATCAGTTGATGGACTGCATCAGATACACATCCTCATATTCTTTTTAGCAGTCTTCCATGTGATTTACAGTGCTATAACAATGGCACTTGGAAGACTCAAG ACTCGGGGCTGGAAGCAATGGGAGCAGGAAACTTTGTCTCATGATTACAAATTTTCAAATG ATCCTGCAAGATTCAGGCTTTCTCACGAGACGTCTTTTGTGAAGGCACACTCTAGTTTCTGGACCAGGATACCAATTTTCTTTTATATT GGTTGCTTTTTTCGACAATTTTTTCGGTCTGTTGGCAAATCTGACTACTTGACCCTTCGCAACGGCTTCATTACC GTTCATTTGGCACCAGGAAGCAAATTTAACTTCCAAAAGTATATCAAAAGGTCACTAGAGGATGACTTTAAGATTGTTGTGGGAGTAAG TCCTGTACTTTGGGGATCATTTGTGTTATTCTTGCTCCTAAATGTTAGTG GTTGGAGGGCACTGTTTTGGGCATCCTTAATTCCTCTTATT ATAATCTTAGCTGTTGGCACAAAGCTACAAGCTATTTTGACTAGGATGGCACTTGATATAACAGATAGGCACGCAGTAGTCCAGGGCATGCCTCTTGTACAAGGCTCAGATAAATATTTCTGGTTTGGTCGGCCTCAGTTGGTGTTGCATCTTATACACTTTGCTTTGTTTCAG AATGCATTCCAAATAACATACTTCTTCTGGATTTGG TACGAATACGGTATATATTCTTGCTTCCACGATAATATCAAGCTTCTATTTGTCAAAATTGCTTTGGG GGTTTTTGTTCTATGCTTATGCAGCTACATCACACTTCCACTCTATGCCCTTATTGCTCAG ATGGGTTCAAATATGAAGAAATCAATCTTTGATGAACAAACATCAAAGGCCCTCAAGAAATGGCACATGGCCGTGAAAAAGAAGCACAGAGGGCGAGAAGGAAGGTCTCCTACTCGAACTCTAGGCGACGTGAGCCCCATATCTACAACGGGATCTCCTTTTCGCCTGACAGGTGCCACACTTCAACGTTTCAAAACTACTGGGCACTCTACTCGTTCATATGGACGCGAAGAAAACGATGGATCTGATATTGAGGAGCCATTGTCACACATGACAGCTACATCCAGCTTAATCATAAGAAACAATCATCATGATATAGAATACGAGACAAGCATACCTCGCAGTGAACAAGATACTAAAACCGAAGATGACTTCTCATTTGTGAAGCCTGCCCCACAGAAATGA
- the LOC140808807 gene encoding MLO-like protein 10 isoform X6, with product MILGFISLILVFSQYYIADICIPTNVADTMLPCPTGYQNENKEGKHHRLLSYERRVLAGKKEPSCKEGHVSLISVDGLHQIHILIFFLAVFHVIYSAITMALGRLKTRGWKQWEQETLSHDYKFSNDPARFRLSHETSFVKAHSSFWTRIPIFFYIGCFFRQFFRSVGKSDYLTLRNGFITVHLAPGSKFNFQKYIKRSLEDDFKIVVGVSPVLWGSFVLFLLLNVSGWRALFWASLIPLIIILAVGTKLQAILTRMALDITDRHAVVQGMPLVQGSDKYFWFGRPQLVLHLIHFALFQNAFQITYFFWIWYEYGIYSCFHDNIKLLFVKIALGVFVLCLCSYITLPLYALIAQMGSNMKKSIFDEQTSKALKKWHMAVKKKHRGREGRSPTRTLGDVSPISTTGSPFRLTGATLQRFKTTGHSTRSYGREENDGSDIEEPLSHMTATSSLIIRNNHHDIEYETSIPRSEQDTKTEDDFSFVKPAPQK from the exons ATGATACTTGGTTTCATCTCCCTAATCCTAGTGTTCTCCCAGTATTATATTGCTGACATCTGCATACCTACCAATGTTGCTGACACCATGCTGCCTTGTCCTACCGGTTACCAAAATGAAAACAAGGAAGGAAAGCATCACAGGCTTTTATCTTATGAGCGTAGAGTCTTAGCTGGGAAAAAGGAGCCTTCTTGCAAGGAG GGGCATGTCTCGCTTATATCAGTTGATGGACTGCATCAGATACACATCCTCATATTCTTTTTAGCAGTCTTCCATGTGATTTACAGTGCTATAACAATGGCACTTGGAAGACTCAAG ACTCGGGGCTGGAAGCAATGGGAGCAGGAAACTTTGTCTCATGATTACAAATTTTCAAATG ATCCTGCAAGATTCAGGCTTTCTCACGAGACGTCTTTTGTGAAGGCACACTCTAGTTTCTGGACCAGGATACCAATTTTCTTTTATATT GGTTGCTTTTTTCGACAATTTTTTCGGTCTGTTGGCAAATCTGACTACTTGACCCTTCGCAACGGCTTCATTACC GTTCATTTGGCACCAGGAAGCAAATTTAACTTCCAAAAGTATATCAAAAGGTCACTAGAGGATGACTTTAAGATTGTTGTGGGAGTAAG TCCTGTACTTTGGGGATCATTTGTGTTATTCTTGCTCCTAAATGTTAGTG GTTGGAGGGCACTGTTTTGGGCATCCTTAATTCCTCTTATT ATAATCTTAGCTGTTGGCACAAAGCTACAAGCTATTTTGACTAGGATGGCACTTGATATAACAGATAGGCACGCAGTAGTCCAGGGCATGCCTCTTGTACAAGGCTCAGATAAATATTTCTGGTTTGGTCGGCCTCAGTTGGTGTTGCATCTTATACACTTTGCTTTGTTTCAG AATGCATTCCAAATAACATACTTCTTCTGGATTTGG TACGAATACGGTATATATTCTTGCTTCCACGATAATATCAAGCTTCTATTTGTCAAAATTGCTTTGGG GGTTTTTGTTCTATGCTTATGCAGCTACATCACACTTCCACTCTATGCCCTTATTGCTCAG ATGGGTTCAAATATGAAGAAATCAATCTTTGATGAACAAACATCAAAGGCCCTCAAGAAATGGCACATGGCCGTGAAAAAGAAGCACAGAGGGCGAGAAGGAAGGTCTCCTACTCGAACTCTAGGCGACGTGAGCCCCATATCTACAACGGGATCTCCTTTTCGCCTGACAGGTGCCACACTTCAACGTTTCAAAACTACTGGGCACTCTACTCGTTCATATGGACGCGAAGAAAACGATGGATCTGATATTGAGGAGCCATTGTCACACATGACAGCTACATCCAGCTTAATCATAAGAAACAATCATCATGATATAGAATACGAGACAAGCATACCTCGCAGTGAACAAGATACTAAAACCGAAGATGACTTCTCATTTGTGAAGCCTGCCCCACAGAAATGA